The stretch of DNA CGGTTTCGAGCAGGTCTTGGAGTTCTTGGCGGGTGATGTACGAGGTTTCGATGGACGACCGCCCGCCGGTCACCTTGTTCACCAGCCGCGTGAGGTAGTCGAAAGTGACGACCAGCGGGAGCAAGATGTACTCAGAGAGTTTGAGCGGGCGGGCGATTTTGAGCGCCCACGACTCGGTGTTCTCGACGGCGTAGGACTTCGGCGCACTCTCACCGAACAGCAATACGAGCGCGGTGATGCCGAGGGTGGCGATGAGCACCGACTCGCCGCCGGAAAACCCGAGCAACGCAAGCAGCCCCGTCGCAATCGAGGACATGGCGATGTTGGCGATGTTGTTGCCAACGAGAATCGTCACTAACAGCCGATGCGGGTCATCTTTCAGGTCTTTCAGGACGCTCGCGCCGGGTTTGCCGTCTTCGACCAGCGACTCGACGCGGTGGGCGGCGAGCGAGAACATTGCAATCTCCGAAGAGGAGAAGAATGCAGACAGCGCGATGAGCCCGATAATTGCTACAACGCCGAGACCGATGAAGGTCCCATCGGCCACTTGCAACCCGAACACCTCGACGTCGAGGGGGACGGGTGGAGTTGCGACAAGTGGCGTCGTAGCCGCAGATATACCCATTAACGTGTCGCTATTGAGAGTGTGCAGGATTAAGAGTTGTCATACCTCAGTTGAGCGAAGCGCTCTTTGGCGTGACCCCCGAAGTGCGGGTATGTCAGACACTCCGTCGATTACGCTGTACCGGTTGCAGGCCTGTCCGTACTGCGAGCGCGTCGTGCGAAAGCTCCAAGAGTACGATGTCGAATACGACTCGCGGTTCGTCGAGGCGATGCACTCAGAGCGCAACGTCGTCAAGCGCATCAGCGGGAAGCGAACCGTCCCCGCCATCGTCGACGAGGAGACGGGCGTGACCATGTCAGAGAGCGCAAACATCGTCGCGTATCTCGACCGCGTCTACGGCGAGGAGGCAGCCTAATGGTCGATTTCGACGTCGTCGACCTTCCCGAGACAGACCACGTGGATGTCGGCGACACCGCCCCCGACTTCACGCGTCCGCTCGTAAACGAGGAGTACTGGGAGGACGTTGCACTCTCGGACCTGTTCGAAGATGGCCCGGTCCTGCTCGTCTTCCACCCGATGGACGGCGCGTTCCCCGCGACCTACATCTGGAACGAGATTCGCGACCGCAACTGGGGCGACCACCTGCAGGTCGTTGGCCTCTCTATCTCCTCGCCCTACGAGCACAAGACGTTCATCGCAGCACGCGAGATGGACTATCAGCTATTTTCAGACCCCGCAAACGAGGTCGCAGAGTCCTACGGCATCGTGAACGACTTAGACGGGATGGCAGGAATCGAAGAACCGCGCCCGGCCATCTTCCGCATCGATGAAGACGGCATCGTCGACTTCGCATGGGTCGCCTCCGAGTGGCCAGACTTCCCCGACTACGACGCCGTCGAAGAAGCCATCTCGAACTGAACGATGACGGTCAGTGACGCCGACATTGACCGCGCTGCACGCGCCATCCGCGACGGTGACGTGGTCATTTTCCCGACCGAAACCGTGTACGGGCTCGGAGCCGACGCACTCAACCCCGCCGCCATCGACCGCGTCTTCGAGCTAAAGGGCCGCGCCCGTGACAAGCCGCTCTCGCTCGGCGTGCCCGACGTGGAGACGGCGCTCGACTATACCACGCCGACCGACCGCGAACGGCGGTTCATGGAACAGTTCCTACCGGGGCCGGTGACGGTCATCGTCGAAGGCAAACCGGTGGTTCCAGACGAACTCACGGGTGGACTCGACAAGGTCGGCATTCGGATTCCCGACCACGAGGTGGCGCTCTCGCTCTTGGGCAAAGTCGATCCAGTGACCGCGACGAGCGCGAACATTAGCGGCCAGCCGAGCGCCCACGTCATCGAAGACATCGATCCGGAACTCCGCGAGGCCGTCGCTGTCGTCCTCGACGCGGGCGAAACCCGCGGCACCGAAAGCACCGTGGTCGACGTGGAAGCGGGCGTCATCCACCGCCGGGGCACCTTGGCCGACGACATCGAAGCGTGGCTAGGAGAGCAGTGAGCGCAACGAGCGTGTTTTCACCCCGCATTTGGTGCGAAAGTCACACGCGCCACACTTCTCGCGATTGTTGAGGCGGGGCGGCGGCCCGTCTAACGCGCGGACAGTTCGAAGCGCCCGACGATAGGTCGCCTTTTTGCGAGTCGTCAGGCACACCTCGCGGACGATGCCGTGAGTCGGGTACTCCACGAACGCGCGTTCGACCGGCGTTTCTCGCTCCCACGAGAGGGCCTTCGCCGCGGCGACGGCGTGGACGGTTTGGGGATGCCAGACACCGTTGGGGGGCGGCGACCCAGTGAACACAAGCGAGGGGGCAGGCGGGTCGTCAATGACTTTGTGCGCGATGCCACGGGCGTCTTTGCCTGTGAGGAGAACCCTCTCGTCAGCGGGGTCAGCGAGTTCATCGAATCGGTCGAATCGTGCGCGTGCGCAGTGTAGATTCGTTCGAAACTGCGTGGGCGTCACGGCGATTTCGGTGGGAAGTTCGTCCACCTCCAACAATTCAGGATATTGAAAGGCCAGTTTCCGTTTCGCAGCCACCTCGGGCGGTGGCGACCGGTCGGCTTCCCGACGCTCGTAGTACAACTGACGCGGGCAGTAGGCGGCGATCGCGAGGTCTCGGAACGTCGGCACAGCCCCCTCTGGTTCCGGAATCGAATATAAATTTCAGGGCGGAGACGGTGCGGTCGCTCAGGTAGTTAGAAAATTGATGCGTGCGGTGCTGTGCAGTGGCGGTAGCCATCCAGTGGGGTATCCGAACTCGCCGATGGCGAGTTCGGCCTTTTTCATGAAAGTTTTTGCGCTGAGCGGTGTGCGAAGCGCACCCGAAGCGGAAAAAGTTTCTCTAGAAGGAAACGTTCGACTCCATCCCCTCGGTCGCATCCTCAAGGCCAGTTTCGCGGGTGGATTTGGTCATTGAGGTGCTGAGGTTGGCGTCTAAGACTTCTTCGAAGTCGCTCACGAATCGGTCGCTGACGCGGCGGCGTGCGGCTTGGGCGTTGATGACGCGCTGAGCGCGGCGAACCGTGGCGTCGTCGGTGTCGAGGTCGGTGGCGATGGTCGTGACTGGGGTGTCGGCGGCGAGCGCGGTGCGGAGGGCGTCGAGGTCGAAGTCGGTGTCCACGTCGCTGTCGCGGACGAGGTGGAGGTCCATGCGCGCGTGGAACACGGTTTCTGGCGTCACGTCGAGCGTGGTGGCGATGGCGTCGTCGGATTCGTCTTCGTAGTAGGCTTCGACGAGGGTGGCGAGTTTCGCGTCCGTGAGTTCCGTCGTGAACGCGTAGCGCTCGCGCATCTTTGCGATGATGGCGGTGAGGCGTTTTCTCACCCCGGTTTTCGGCGTGAGCGACCCGCGGCTTGCTTCCTGTTGTTCGGTGACGGTGGTGTCGCCCGCGACCGAGAGGAAGAGATTTCGGAGGGATTCTGTTTTTTCGTCCATGGCTGCGATACCGAGAATCTGAGACCGTCGAAGGGTAAATAGCTGTTGGCGAGCCAAGTCGTCAACCGAAGAATTAACCGTGGTTGACGGGAAGGTGGAAGATGATGTTTGCAGTTGAACTTCCGGGTGAGCGCAGATGAGTGTCGATACGAGCGATGTGAACCTCGTTGGCGACGAAATCGTGTTGAACGTGGCGCGGGCGGCGCTGATGGCCGCGTTGACCGGCGCATTCGCGTACATTTCTTTCCCGATTCCGTTTTCGAGCGTGCCGTTTTCGATGCAAGTGCTCGGCGTGTTCCTTGCCGGACTCCTGCTCGGTCCCGTCTGGGGTGGCGCGTCAATGGCGCTCTACCTGCTCGCCGGAGCGGTTGGCGCACCCGTGTTCCAAGGCGGTGCGGCCGGAGTTGGCCACCTGTTCGGGAGCACCGCGGGCTACCTCTGGTCGTACTTGTTCGCGGCCGTTCTCATCGGCTTCATCGCCCACGGCGGCCTCGAAATCAAGCCAGCCGAAGAGCTTCCGGTACCCCGAATGGTGGTTGGGCTCCTCGTCGGGACCGCCGTCATCTACGGCCTTGGCGTCCTCGGCCTCATCGTGATTGCAGACCTCGGTGCGATGGCGGCGCTCACCGCAGGCGCGCTCGTGTTCATCCCCGGTGAGCTGTTGAAAATCGCCGCGGCCGTGGCAATTGTTCGGAGTGACCGTCTCGTCGCCGCATGATTGCGGTCGAGGGTCTCGTCCACCGGTACGCAGGCGTGGCGGCCGTAGACGACGTCTCGCTCTCGATAGCCGACGGCGAGTTTCTCATTCTCGCCGGGCCGAACGGCTCGGGTAAGACGACGCTCGTTCGTCACCTGAACGGCCTGCTCGAACCCGACGAGGGAAGCGTCTGCGTGAACGGGATTTCCGTACAAGACGACCTCGTCGCCGCGCGCGTCGCCGTGGGCATGGTGTTTCAAGACCCGCGCGACGGCTTCGTCGCCGCGACGGTTGGCGAAGACGTGCGCTTTGGCCCGGAGAATTTGGGACTCTCGCATGCAGAGATCGACCGCCGAGTCGACGCTGCGCTCGCGTCGGTGAACATGGCAGGCCGTGAGGCAGAGCGCATCGACCGGCTCTCGGGCGGCGAGCAAGAGCGCGTCGCCATCGCGGGCGCGCTTGCGATGGAACCCGATTTTCTCGTCCTTGACGAACCCTTCACCGGTCTCGACGAACCCGCCCGTCAGTCGGTGCTCGCGCGACTCGAATCCCTCCAGGAAGCCGGGACAGGCATCATCATCGTGACCCACGACCTGCGCGACGTGTTCTCGCTCGCAGACCGCGTCGTGGTGATGAGCGACGGGCAGATTGGGGTCTCTGGCACGCCGGAGGCGGTGCGCTCCGCTCTCTCAGACCTCGGCGTTCGCCCGCCATGTTGACGTACGAACCCGGCGAGTCGTTCGCCCACGCGCTCGACCCGCGAACCAAATTGGCGTTCCAGCTTGCGTTTGCGGTGGCGGCGTTCGCCCACACCACATTCGCGGGGTTGGCCGCGCTGTCGATTGTTGCGGGCGTCTCGCTGTGGGTGTCGGAGACGCCGCTTTTCGCCGCGTTGCGCGAGTTGCGCATCGTCCTCGCAGTGCTCGTGTTCGCGCCGATACTCGAAGGGCTGGTGCTCGGCCCGCCGTGGTTTTCGATTGCAGAGGCGACCGGCCCGGCGCTCGCCAGTTATCGCGCGGTGCTCATCGTGCTCGTCGCGGCGACATACGTCCGGACGACCCCAGCACGGGCCTCGCGGGCGGCGATTCAGCGCGTGATTCCCGGGAAGGCAGGCCAGTTTCTCGGGATGGGCGTCTCGCTCGTGTTCCGATTTTTGCCCGTGTTACTCGCGGATATTCGCCGGATGCGGCTGGCGATAGACGCCCGCCTTGGCGACCAGCGCTCGATTCCAGAGCGCGCGAGCATCATCGCGCTGTCTGGCCTCGCGCGGGCGTTCTCGCGCGCGGACACGCTCTCGCTAGCGCTCCGAGCGCGGTGTTTCGCATGGAATCCGACGCTCCCACGGCTACGCTTTGCGCGCCGCGACGTGCCCGGACTGGTGGCGGCGGCTGGGTTGGTGGCCGTCGCTTTCGTATAAACTTTAACTAAATTGTTCGTTTACGAAGACGGAGCCATGGCTAGGCTTGCGTGGGTGACAAGACTTAAGCGCGTATTGTTCCACGGTGATTATAGATGACACTCCTCCTTCAGGCGGGAGCAACGCAGACGCGGCCAACGTTTTGGCAGATCAGCCCAGTCGGTGAGGTGCTGTTCTACTATCTGGCCGCCGTCGTCGTCGCCGTGTTCCTCTACGGCGTCTACGACCGCTTTGCCCGCTACACCCGAGGCACGGACGACTGGTTCGAGCGCCTCGACGACCTTCCGGGGCGCATCGTGAGCGCCGTGAAAATCGTCGGCTCGAACGAGAAACAGTTCAACAGAGACCTCTATGGCGGCGTGATGCACGCCTTCATCATGTGGGGCTTTCTGACCCTGCTTATCGGGACGACCATCCTCGCCATCGACATGGACATCTGGACCAAGGCGCTTGGTCAACCGTCGT from Haladaptatus sp. ZSTT2 encodes:
- a CDS encoding energy-coupling factor ABC transporter ATP-binding protein, translated to MIAVEGLVHRYAGVAAVDDVSLSIADGEFLILAGPNGSGKTTLVRHLNGLLEPDEGSVCVNGISVQDDLVAARVAVGMVFQDPRDGFVAATVGEDVRFGPENLGLSHAEIDRRVDAALASVNMAGREAERIDRLSGGEQERVAIAGALAMEPDFLVLDEPFTGLDEPARQSVLARLESLQEAGTGIIIVTHDLRDVFSLADRVVVMSDGQIGVSGTPEAVRSALSDLGVRPPC
- a CDS encoding biotin transporter BioY, whose amino-acid sequence is MSVDTSDVNLVGDEIVLNVARAALMAALTGAFAYISFPIPFSSVPFSMQVLGVFLAGLLLGPVWGGASMALYLLAGAVGAPVFQGGAAGVGHLFGSTAGYLWSYLFAAVLIGFIAHGGLEIKPAEELPVPRMVVGLLVGTAVIYGLGVLGLIVIADLGAMAALTAGALVFIPGELLKIAAAVAIVRSDRLVAA
- a CDS encoding energy-coupling factor transporter transmembrane component T family protein, giving the protein MLTYEPGESFAHALDPRTKLAFQLAFAVAAFAHTTFAGLAALSIVAGVSLWVSETPLFAALRELRIVLAVLVFAPILEGLVLGPPWFSIAEATGPALASYRAVLIVLVAATYVRTTPARASRAAIQRVIPGKAGQFLGMGVSLVFRFLPVLLADIRRMRLAIDARLGDQRSIPERASIIALSGLARAFSRADTLSLALRARCFAWNPTLPRLRFARRDVPGLVAAAGLVAVAFV
- a CDS encoding glutaredoxin family protein, which translates into the protein MSDTPSITLYRLQACPYCERVVRKLQEYDVEYDSRFVEAMHSERNVVKRISGKRTVPAIVDEETGVTMSESANIVAYLDRVYGEEAA
- a CDS encoding redoxin domain-containing protein; this encodes MVDFDVVDLPETDHVDVGDTAPDFTRPLVNEEYWEDVALSDLFEDGPVLLVFHPMDGAFPATYIWNEIRDRNWGDHLQVVGLSISSPYEHKTFIAAREMDYQLFSDPANEVAESYGIVNDLDGMAGIEEPRPAIFRIDEDGIVDFAWVASEWPDFPDYDAVEEAISN
- a CDS encoding CRISPR-associated protein Cas4, which gives rise to MPTFRDLAIAAYCPRQLYYERREADRSPPPEVAAKRKLAFQYPELLEVDELPTEIAVTPTQFRTNLHCARARFDRFDELADPADERVLLTGKDARGIAHKVIDDPPAPSLVFTGSPPPNGVWHPQTVHAVAAAKALSWERETPVERAFVEYPTHGIVREVCLTTRKKATYRRALRTVRALDGPPPRLNNREKCGACDFRTKCGVKTRSLRSLLS
- a CDS encoding conditioned medium-induced protein 4, with product MDEKTESLRNLFLSVAGDTTVTEQQEASRGSLTPKTGVRKRLTAIIAKMRERYAFTTELTDAKLATLVEAYYEDESDDAIATTLDVTPETVFHARMDLHLVRDSDVDTDFDLDALRTALAADTPVTTIATDLDTDDATVRRAQRVINAQAARRRVSDRFVSDFEEVLDANLSTSMTKSTRETGLEDATEGMESNVSF
- a CDS encoding L-threonylcarbamoyladenylate synthase, with amino-acid sequence MTVSDADIDRAARAIRDGDVVIFPTETVYGLGADALNPAAIDRVFELKGRARDKPLSLGVPDVETALDYTTPTDRERRFMEQFLPGPVTVIVEGKPVVPDELTGGLDKVGIRIPDHEVALSLLGKVDPVTATSANISGQPSAHVIEDIDPELREAVAVVLDAGETRGTESTVVDVEAGVIHRRGTLADDIEAWLGEQ